Proteins encoded in a region of the Bacillus horti genome:
- a CDS encoding CpaF family protein, with protein sequence MFKGSTEISTTLNFSDVQNDFTYTKIEEYVRHYKARLIKEANLDKIIVLEPTERKQKIERLIHGMIEEERVIIPSFDIKRIIEEIINESVGYGPLEELLSDSSITEIMVNGPDDIHIERKGRLEKTSIRFKDEQHIRHIIDRIIAPLGRRIDSSSPMVDARLHDGSRVNATIPPVSLDGPVISIRKFNAKPLGLDNLISYGSLVPDMGKFLQAAVQSKANILVSGGTGSGKTTLLNVLSNSIPVGERIITIEDMAELRFQYENMVRMEARPPNMEGKGEISIRHLVKNALRMRPDRIIVGEVRGSEAIDMLQAMNTGHEGSLTTIHANSPKDAIGRLEAMVIMSGLPLTVDVIRGYFVGALDLIVQTSRLADGKRKIVSIAEVVEIEGSMQINEIFRFRRDGVNESGDVMGEFEATGYLPEIVQRFKSFGVSLPDSFFEQRSLSC encoded by the coding sequence ATGTTTAAGGGTTCAACTGAGATAAGCACCACACTTAACTTTTCTGATGTACAAAATGATTTTACGTACACCAAAATCGAAGAATATGTCAGGCATTATAAAGCTCGATTAATAAAAGAAGCCAATTTGGATAAAATTATTGTTCTTGAGCCAACCGAAAGAAAGCAGAAAATTGAACGGCTCATACACGGCATGATTGAGGAAGAGCGGGTTATCATACCTAGCTTTGATATAAAGAGAATCATCGAGGAGATCATTAATGAGTCTGTAGGATATGGGCCACTAGAAGAGCTACTTAGTGATTCTAGTATTACAGAGATTATGGTTAATGGACCCGACGATATACACATTGAGAGAAAAGGTCGCTTAGAAAAAACATCGATCCGATTTAAGGATGAGCAGCATATTCGTCATATTATTGATCGAATCATTGCTCCCTTGGGCAGACGAATCGATAGCAGTTCACCGATGGTAGATGCAAGATTACATGATGGAAGTCGTGTAAACGCCACTATACCACCTGTAAGCTTAGATGGCCCTGTTATATCAATTCGAAAATTTAATGCCAAACCCTTAGGCTTAGATAATCTTATTTCCTACGGAAGTTTAGTTCCGGATATGGGCAAGTTTCTACAAGCAGCTGTCCAAAGTAAGGCGAACATTTTGGTATCTGGAGGTACAGGAAGTGGTAAAACGACACTTTTAAATGTCCTTTCAAATTCCATTCCCGTGGGGGAAAGAATCATTACGATTGAAGATATGGCTGAATTGCGCTTCCAATATGAAAACATGGTAAGAATGGAAGCAAGACCTCCAAATATGGAGGGAAAAGGTGAAATTAGCATTCGCCACCTTGTGAAAAATGCTTTGCGGATGCGTCCAGATCGAATCATTGTGGGGGAGGTAAGAGGGTCTGAGGCGATTGATATGCTTCAGGCTATGAATACAGGACATGAAGGATCCTTGACAACGATTCACGCCAATTCACCAAAGGATGCAATTGGAAGACTAGAAGCGATGGTTATTATGTCAGGACTGCCTTTAACGGTAGATGTTATTCGAGGGTATTTTGTAGGAGCTCTGGATTTAATTGTTCAGACCTCTCGTCTTGCTGATGGTAAAAGAAAGATTGTGAGTATTGCCGAGGTCGTTGAAATAGAAGGAAGCATGCAAATCAATGAAATCTTTCGTTTTCGCAGAGACGGTGTGAATGAATCAGGTGATGTTATGGGGGAGTTTGAAGCTACAGGATATCTGCCTGAAATCGTTCAGCGCTTTAAAAGCTTTGGTGTCTCTCTTCCAGATTCTTTCTTTGAGCAGAGGAGCCTGTCATGCTAG
- a CDS encoding type II secretion system F family protein: MLDLFIVLTLSIFCFFIAVFFIWKRISYKQANKRMKPWFKEYAGDERSSFFLALGDKYDQSELSEDLRKRLKQANLSIKPSEFTGLRIVIFLVLWALFGMVLGFVFPLDLALAHLTVWLSSKFYLSSRKNKRSKDFNQQLPEICRMLSSTVKAGLTLNQGVSRLGREFSAPAGQEFATMDRELSLGDNFDAVFNRLKERISSKELNIFVNTVVIQRKVGGNLAEVLQLMAETLEERSRINKEVDTVTAESKYVAYILPVLPIIMAFMMNMIIPGFLEPLFSPIGLILLAVCAGIQILAFIIIKRISEVKV, encoded by the coding sequence ATGCTAGATCTATTTATTGTCCTAACCCTATCTATATTTTGCTTTTTTATAGCCGTCTTCTTTATTTGGAAAAGAATCAGTTATAAACAAGCGAATAAAAGGATGAAGCCTTGGTTCAAAGAGTATGCCGGAGATGAACGAAGCAGTTTTTTCTTAGCCCTAGGAGACAAATATGATCAATCAGAGCTCTCAGAGGATTTGAGAAAGAGATTGAAGCAGGCAAACTTATCCATTAAGCCCTCAGAGTTTACAGGACTTAGAATCGTTATCTTTCTAGTTTTGTGGGCACTGTTTGGAATGGTATTAGGCTTTGTTTTTCCATTAGACCTTGCCTTAGCCCACCTTACGGTGTGGCTTAGCTCAAAATTCTATTTAAGCTCTAGAAAAAATAAAAGGTCTAAGGATTTCAACCAGCAGCTTCCAGAAATCTGTCGTATGCTTAGCAGCACGGTGAAGGCAGGATTGACCTTAAACCAAGGGGTTTCAAGGCTTGGTCGGGAGTTCTCTGCTCCTGCTGGCCAGGAGTTTGCCACTATGGATAGAGAGCTAAGTCTTGGCGACAACTTTGACGCCGTTTTTAACCGTTTGAAGGAGAGAATCTCTAGTAAAGAGCTTAATATTTTTGTAAACACAGTAGTAATCCAGCGGAAGGTTGGAGGTAATTTGGCTGAGGTTCTACAACTAATGGCAGAAACTTTAGAGGAACGCTCACGCATAAATAAGGAAGTTGATACAGTTACTGCTGAATCAAAGTATGTTGCATATATTCTACCTGTCTTACCAATAATTATGGCGTTTATGATGAATATGATCATACCCGGTTTTTTAGAGCCTTTATTTTCACCCATAGGTCTGATCCTTCTTGCCGTTTGTGCAGGTA
- a CDS encoding AAA family ATPase, translating to MREINALIVSTNQDLVTQLSAILNEYGIKPDFKEEWQASSRGLDSYTYAFVDAQQLKQSTIQDFSLSRYVIVFDRQASVDSVRIWLKSGAHDVVLLPEEGSRVNELLQNSISMVQNNEAIPQMSDQQDNKIFSFFSSKGGSGKSLISTLFAQSLQLYNNKRGILIDLNTQYGGLEVLFGLEPARSYLDLEPVIKELSINHIQNIVHKDEGTGLDILLGPAKPDMTDRISQELIVNTLRVCKNHYDFVVVDLPSGFNRISYTGLSESDEIFYLITPDSLSIRMFKHALKLLEQYQVLNKAQLRLVMNRKDKKSELTEKDIQKIVNQKVLGTIQSNYYAVQPYVNMGRTMFEKGKPKTKVASDVKRIVERLLR from the coding sequence TTGAGAGAGATAAATGCTTTAATCGTATCAACAAACCAAGATTTAGTAACACAGCTTTCAGCTATTCTAAATGAATACGGAATTAAGCCAGATTTTAAAGAAGAATGGCAAGCTTCATCAAGAGGCTTAGATTCCTATACGTATGCTTTTGTTGATGCTCAACAATTAAAACAGAGTACCATACAGGATTTTTCTTTAAGTCGTTATGTCATCGTATTTGATAGGCAGGCATCTGTAGATTCTGTAAGGATATGGTTAAAGAGTGGGGCTCACGATGTTGTTCTTCTACCCGAAGAAGGATCAAGGGTCAATGAATTACTTCAAAATTCTATAAGTATGGTTCAAAACAATGAAGCTATCCCTCAAATGAGCGACCAACAAGATAATAAAATATTTAGTTTCTTCAGCAGTAAAGGTGGATCAGGGAAGTCGCTAATTTCAACCCTATTTGCTCAATCGTTACAGCTTTACAATAATAAACGTGGAATTCTCATTGATCTGAATACCCAATATGGAGGATTAGAAGTATTATTCGGACTTGAACCAGCAAGGTCATATTTGGATTTGGAACCGGTTATTAAGGAGCTCTCCATTAATCACATCCAGAACATCGTACATAAAGACGAGGGAACGGGTCTTGATATTTTACTTGGACCTGCCAAACCAGATATGACAGATAGAATTTCACAGGAGCTCATTGTCAATACACTTAGGGTTTGTAAAAACCATTATGATTTTGTGGTTGTTGATCTCCCAAGTGGCTTTAATAGGATTAGTTATACAGGATTATCAGAGTCAGATGAGATATTTTACCTCATTACACCAGACAGTTTATCTATAAGAATGTTTAAGCATGCTCTTAAGCTTCTAGAACAATATCAGGTATTAAATAAAGCTCAGCTACGGTTAGTCATGAACCGTAAGGATAAAAAAAGTGAGCTTACTGAGAAGGATATTCAGAAAATCGTGAATCAAAAAGTCCTTGGAACGATTCAATCCAATTACTATGCTGTTCAGCCATATGTCAATATGGGAAGAACGATGTTTGAAAAAGGTAAGCCTAAAACAAAAGTAGCTTCTGATGTAAAGCGTATTGTTGAGCGCCTACTCCGTTAA